Proteins from a single region of Phycisphaeraceae bacterium D3-23:
- a CDS encoding endonuclease NucS, translating to MNTTVWEVNGMGLRLLAKHKLDQEQRLEDWVANDPSLIGLDVLVIGRQVRTTFGGRIDLLGIDQEGDLALIELKRDKTPRDIIAQVLDYASFVDNLGHEDIDLIATKYLGKTFAGEFQERFDIPLPENINGRHQMVIVAAELDDATERIAQYLADRHSISINVVFFNVFEHEGKELVARSWLMDPEVVEEKSEPRKRAPWTGLWYVNLGIEHGRSWPDRLKYGFISAGGGDIYSDKLKKLKQGDRLLAYIKGVGYVGYGEVTQERILAGEFTPEGESVPLTGLHLDAPIPADQTMDGTEEYVVGVRWINTFARPDAKTFTGVFANQNIVCKLRDPATISFLRKEFGINDLEEDQK from the coding sequence ATGAACACAACAGTCTGGGAAGTCAACGGAATGGGTCTGCGGCTTCTCGCGAAACACAAGCTTGACCAGGAGCAGCGACTTGAAGATTGGGTGGCCAACGACCCTAGCCTGATCGGCCTGGATGTTTTGGTGATCGGCCGACAGGTCCGGACGACCTTCGGCGGTCGGATCGACCTGCTTGGCATAGATCAGGAGGGCGACCTCGCTCTGATTGAACTGAAGCGAGACAAAACACCAAGAGACATCATTGCCCAGGTGCTCGACTATGCCTCATTCGTCGATAATCTCGGCCACGAAGACATCGATCTCATCGCCACCAAGTATCTTGGAAAGACGTTTGCGGGAGAATTTCAGGAGCGATTCGACATCCCGCTGCCAGAGAATATCAACGGGCGACACCAGATGGTGATAGTGGCGGCCGAACTAGACGACGCAACCGAACGGATCGCCCAATACTTGGCCGATCGACATTCGATCAGTATCAATGTGGTGTTTTTCAATGTCTTTGAGCACGAGGGTAAGGAACTTGTCGCTCGTTCCTGGCTGATGGATCCGGAGGTTGTTGAGGAGAAGTCGGAGCCACGAAAGAGAGCTCCGTGGACCGGGCTATGGTATGTCAACCTCGGCATAGAACATGGCAGGAGCTGGCCTGATCGACTGAAGTACGGATTCATCAGTGCGGGAGGCGGAGACATATATAGCGATAAACTAAAAAAGCTGAAACAGGGTGATCGCCTCCTCGCCTACATCAAGGGTGTGGGATATGTCGGCTATGGGGAAGTGACACAAGAGCGCATTCTTGCGGGTGAGTTCACGCCGGAGGGTGAGTCCGTTCCCCTGACAGGCTTACATCTAGATGCTCCGATCCCGGCGGATCAAACGATGGATGGCACTGAAGAGTATGTCGTCGGTGTTCGCTGGATAAACACTTTTGCTCGTCCAGATGCGAAAACGTTCACCGGAGTTTTCGCGAATCAAAACATCGTGTGCAAACTACGTGACCCGGCGACGATAAGTTTTCTGCGCAAGGAGTTCGGGATCAATGATCTGGAAGAGGATCAGAAGTGA
- a CDS encoding DUF4062 domain-containing protein yields MASGTYIKVMISSRCGDKIEYGGKRVELSEVRQALKKQIEALRFIGDKRVFTCWINEQEAAREGTQDAWDECLQHVKQADIVLCIYNGNAGWATSTSGIGVCHAELLTAMSTGAVKLRLIQDGSSDFTDRTEGAAATKVNVQMKKYVDRQNLFRSGRKFTTGEELIEIAVEALTDGVIEMTRIGSSEGRSGRYDSGEALDWSRLGFQERKTKMESVLRDAVSGRSESKRDGDKCYVKLGGHQLLTLCHAIPAAFTIASAREMVGMPFLRDHEHLGSMATRQIGPVHLIACHKAVTESQAMKLLGFPDALFVETSFGIYVADKIQKIQLLLLKNCRDEAATLHAVQRAFDWLNRSGEAIHLGDRAKSRKRIIQAISKEQAK; encoded by the coding sequence ATGGCATCAGGTACATACATCAAGGTAATGATATCCAGCCGATGTGGGGACAAGATCGAGTACGGCGGGAAACGTGTCGAACTGTCCGAGGTACGCCAAGCGCTCAAGAAACAGATTGAGGCTCTACGGTTTATCGGAGACAAGCGTGTGTTCACATGCTGGATCAATGAGCAGGAGGCCGCACGAGAAGGGACTCAGGACGCATGGGATGAGTGCCTGCAACATGTCAAGCAAGCCGATATCGTTCTCTGTATCTACAACGGCAATGCAGGGTGGGCAACGAGCACGAGCGGCATTGGGGTTTGCCATGCAGAGCTGCTGACAGCCATGAGTACCGGAGCAGTCAAACTCCGCTTGATCCAAGATGGGTCCAGCGATTTCACTGATAGAACCGAAGGCGCGGCAGCGACGAAGGTTAATGTGCAGATGAAGAAGTACGTTGACCGTCAGAACTTGTTCAGAAGCGGTAGGAAATTTACTACAGGCGAGGAGCTCATTGAAATCGCTGTTGAGGCACTAACAGACGGTGTTATCGAAATGACACGTATTGGCAGTAGCGAGGGGCGATCGGGTCGCTATGACTCAGGAGAGGCGCTCGATTGGAGCCGGTTAGGATTTCAAGAGAGGAAGACCAAAATGGAGTCAGTCCTCCGTGATGCAGTCAGCGGCAGATCAGAGTCAAAACGGGATGGTGATAAATGCTATGTCAAGCTAGGCGGACATCAGCTACTAACTCTATGTCACGCGATCCCAGCCGCATTTACAATCGCATCTGCGCGCGAGATGGTTGGTATGCCATTTCTACGGGATCATGAACATCTTGGCAGCATGGCTACCCGGCAGATTGGTCCGGTGCATCTCATTGCGTGCCATAAGGCAGTAACAGAATCACAGGCGATGAAACTGCTAGGCTTTCCAGATGCATTGTTTGTAGAGACAAGCTTCGGTATCTATGTGGCAGACAAAATTCAAAAGATTCAACTACTACTACTAAAAAACTGCCGGGATGAAGCAGCAACACTACATGCTGTGCAGCGAGCCTTTGATTGGCTGAATCGCTCGGGCGAAGCGATTCACTTGGGTGATCGCGCAAAATCGAGAAAACGTATTATTCAGGCGATCTCGAAAGAGCAAGCGAAGTGA